DNA from Ptychodera flava strain L36383 chromosome 15, AS_Pfla_20210202, whole genome shotgun sequence:
AATATTGGGTCCAACATTAATTGCGTGTAATTTCTTCCAGTTGTTTATTGAAAATACACCTTTTCATTGTAGGaaccattcattcattttgaGAGCAAAAATTGCCAGTAGAAAACAGTCTGTTAaggtacatgtagaatacaCATCAGGGACAGATACTCTCCAACTATTACTGTTAGTCTATCACATGGGGAAACTCATTTGAAAGCTGATGGGgcaaaagtttcagtttttcaatttcgaggcaccTATTACCTTAACTGTTACTTACATGTAGATAtattatttaataataataaataaatgtataataataaatgtatatataataacaatatTTGCATTATTACATTCTTTagaatattgtcattatttttttatttataatattcatttttttatctcctgtatgttattgttgtttgcttttttcatttgtacatatttcatCTCATTAGGGTGACTGGCTTTGTATAGGTGGTTCACACCTGTTTCAGTCATCCTATCCTATGTCGGTACACGTATCGTGTCCGCTGTGgatgaatattataaataaataaataaataaaataaataaattatttggaattttcttttcattcatgtacatacatgtacatgtatacgtaTGGCTTTCAAAGTTGTCCGTGTAATGTTCTCATGTTAGTTTGTTCTGAATTATGACAAAACTTCTAACATATGTAGTTTAACTCTGCCCAAAAATTACATTCAAAGTTTAATACCTCCTAGTACCGTAATGTATATACAACCCAATATGAGATTGGGTTTGCTCGGTATAGATAAAGGTTATATCTTAATTGATGATGGTCTACataggagcacagtgtcattgacactatttttatcattttccacACAGATATCACTGGTCATGGACACATACCTCCAGTACATGCATTGCTGTCACTGACAAACAAGTTTCTTCATGTCTACATGGATGTCACCTCTGATTAACTGTTCTGGACAAAGAAATCTCATCATTGCAATACCAGGGAATATATGTCTCATTTGTACAGAGAATTGCTGAATCTCTCACACAAGAGAATGCCACAACTCACTATCAACAAGACGTTATTTCACAAGAAAAAACGGTCACAACATTCGCAATAGTTTCAGTATCCTAGTTTTCAGTGTATAAAATGTCAACCTGTTCATGTGCATGTCTATGGAGGGCATTCAAAACATGTTGGTCCAGAAACTGTCCATGTTTTGACTGTTTCACTGGAGACTGCTCTGGAGTATGCATGATCATCATTTGTTTCTGCACTATTGGAGTGTCATTGACTCTAATCGGCGTCTTTGTGCTCTTGAAAGGCTACGTATTTGATGATGACAACTTTGTACAAGTCGTAGGTCTAGTGGAACTATCTCTGGGACTGTTTTTCTGTCTCTTATCATGCCTTGGTACGTGGGCATTTTCAGTGAGCAGAAAAAAGTCAACTGCTATGAGACGACAACCACAAAATGAAGGCAATAATAAACACAAGGAACAGGCATCATCCTCAGAGTATCCCACGGATATCGCTCTTCAGGTCATTCAAAATGGAGTCACTCCAACCGGGGCAGTTCCAAATGATCGTGAGAACTGCCTTGAGGAGGTGCCACCCACCCCTCCCCTAATGGGTGAATCACCACTTGACCTCTATGTTCATTCAGGACCACCATCAGAGTTTGGCAGTGCATCAAATATTGGAATTGACAATGAACCTGCCGTTGTCATGGTGAAATCAAGAGACACTGATATGGACAACTCTGAGGACAATGGAATCCCAGCCATAAACACATCATTCCAATTACATAGTACTAGAAAAGATGAAGACCCTAAAGACAGGTAAGTTAATGGAATTCAGAACCACCAGTATATTggaacatgtacatgttttgtattgtacatgtatgtctaccATGGCCGTTTGAATAGTGTGAAATCCATGTTTCCTGATCATTTGTAACAATCAGAGAATAGAGACACAAATCTGCTGACTCAATGGAACTTCTGTCAGATACAATGTAGATAAGTTTGTTTCGACTCATAATGGTCATTAAAATGTGGCAAGTTCAGTAGTGTTACTTGTGGGTACACTAGTATGTATCCATCACAGATGCTTAAACGCACAAGGGCCTTGAACCAG
Protein-coding regions in this window:
- the LOC139152098 gene encoding uncharacterized protein, producing MSTCSCACLWRAFKTCWSRNCPCFDCFTGDCSGVCMIIICFCTIGVSLTLIGVFVLLKGYVFDDDNFVQVVGLVELSLGLFFCLLSCLGTWAFSVSRKKSTAMRRQPQNEGNNKHKEQASSSEYPTDIALQVIQNGVTPTGAVPNDRENCLEEVPPTPPLMGESPLDLYVHSGPPSEFGSASNIGIDNEPAVVMVKSRDTDMDNSEDNGIPAINTSFQLHSTRKDEDPKDRPSGNKMEANLTSEVSLVDAEDELI